In Carya illinoinensis cultivar Pawnee chromosome 10, C.illinoinensisPawnee_v1, whole genome shotgun sequence, one DNA window encodes the following:
- the LOC122280150 gene encoding BOI-related E3 ubiquitin-protein ligase 1-like — MAVEARHMYRFPSQLLTNRGFIKPNQGNADIYSTQMYSGLPLAGTMPEGLPPFTQSVDYNLGSSKTFINKADSGLSYSIPDHRKRPTDSINELSALTVPQKRTKLSGLPSFVDRDIFFQAQQQQEGDQIDCFFAQYAEKLSSKLEEQKRMLVSAFQENFTKKLKEKEEEIQRMGKLNWVLQERVESLWVENQIWRDLAQTNEAMANSLRNDLEQVLAHVTKDSDAESSCGSNDMGGQCEAADEGGEEAETMKDKAVVGSVGDRMCRQCGVRESRVLLLLCRHLCLCTTCGSNLRSCPVCHSVINASVHVDFS, encoded by the exons ATGGCAGTTGAAGCTCGGCATATGTATCGATTTCCTTCTCAGTTACTCACAAATAG AGGTTTTATCAAGCCTAATCAAGGCAACGCCGATATATACAGTACCCAGATGTATTCTGGGCTTCCGTTGGCTGGCACAATGCCTGAAGGGCTCCCACCTTTTACGCAATCCGTAGATTACAATCTGGGTTCTTCTAAAACGTTCATCAATAAGGCTGATAGCGGGCTTTCTTACAGTATCCCTGATCATAGAAAGCGTCCCACGGATTCGATCAATGAGCTCAGTGCTCTGACAGTCCCTCAAAAGAGAACCAAGTTATCCGGGTTGCCATCTTTTGTCGACCGGGACATTTTCTTCCAGGCTCAACAACAACAAGAAGGAGATCAGATCGACTGCTTCTTTGCCCAATAT GCAGAAAAGTTAAGTTCGAAACTTGAggaacaaaaaagaatgttggtGTCGGCATTCCAGGAAAACTTCACGAAGAAACTGAAAGAAAAGGAGGAAGAGATTCAGAGAATGGGAAAGCTGAATTGGGTCCTTCAGGAAAGAGTGGAAAGCCTGTGGGTGGAGAACCAGATTTGGAGGGACTTGGCGCAGACGAACGAGGCCATGGCCAACAGTCTACGCAACGACCTAGAGCAAGTACTGGCCCACGTGACCAAGGACAGCGACGCGGAGTCGAGCTGTGGCAGCAACGATATGGGGGGCCAGTGCGAGGCGGCGGATGAAGGCGGTGAGGAGGCGGAGACGATGAAGGATAAGGCGGTGGTCGGCAGCGTCGGGGACAGAATGTGTAGGCAGTGTGGGGTGAGGGAGTCAAGGGTGTTGTTACTGCTGTGCAGGCATCTATGCCTCTGTACCACGTGCGGGTCCAATCTCCGCAGTTGCCCAGTATGTCATTCTGTCATCAATGCTAGCGTGCATGTGGATTTCTCCTAG